In Rhodohalobacter sp. SW132, the genomic stretch GTTAACCCTGCAGCAACTGTACCTGATATTCCCAGATCGGATGCCGCCGATAGAAAGAATTGCTGACGGGGGCTAGCCCCCGTCAGCAAACAATGACACACTTCGCTGAACACTACCATTGACACCTTTGATTAAAGCCACAATCAAACATGGTATTTCTGTCCACATCAAGCTGCACCAGAAATAAACCCCTTCAGGACCAAACGCCAATCACTGCTTCCAAGCCCTGAGAAATACCATGTTTTACCCCAACATCAATCCTAACCCTCAAACATGGTATTTCTGTGCACGTCAGGCTGCACCAGAAACAACCCCCTTCAGAACCAGACACCAATCACAATTTCAAAGCCTTGAGAAATACCATGTTTTACCCCGGCATCACTCCCAACCTCTAAACATGGTATTTCTGTCCACTTCAAGCCGCACCAGAAACAACCCCCTTCAGAACTAAACACCAACCAATGTTTCAGAGCCCTGAGAAATACCATGTTTCATCCCAGCATCACTCCCAATCCCCAAACATGGTATTTCTGTCCACGTCAGGCTGCGCCAGAAATAAACCCCTCTAGGACTATACGCAATCACTGTTTCAAAATCCTGAGAAATACCATGTTTCATCCCAGCATCAGTCCCAATCCTCAAACATGGTATTTCTATTCACTTCAAGCTGCGCCAGAAACAAACCCCCTTCAGAACCAGACACCAATCACAATTTCAAAGCCCTGAGAAATACCATGTTTCACCTCAACATCAATCCCAACCCCTAAACATGGTATTTCTGTCCACGTCAAGCTGCGCCGGAAACAAACCCCTTCAGGACCAAAAACCAATCACTATTTCAAAACCCTGAGAAATACCATGTTTCATCCCAGCATCACTCCCAACCCTCAAACATGGTATTTCTGTCCACATCAAGCTGCGCCAGAAATAAACCCCTTCAGGACCAAACGCCAATCACTGTTTCAAAATCCTGAGAAATACCATGTTTCATCCCAGCATCACTCCCAATCCTCAAACATGGTATTTCTGTCCAAGTCAAGCTGCACCAGAAATAAACCCCTTCAGGACCAAACGCCAATCCCGATTTCAAAACCCTGAGAAATACCATGTTTTTGTTTCATGTTTTGTTTCATGTTTTGTTTCATTAGGGCTTCTGTTTTACCAGGTCCATCGGTACAAACGGGGACTTTTTTGAACCCAATGCTCTTGATCAGGATACTGAATCCGCATGTTTACCAGCGGCCGGAAAAGTTTATTATGAATACGAGCCGGTGAAATGTACTCACTGATACCCGAACCCTGGTAAATCGAATCATCCATCTGCAGCATCAGCCGGCTGAAAAAACGCTGGTAAAATGGACCATCATCAATAATGCTGTTTTTCTGGATTAGAAATCGAATATCTCCATGCTTTTTTTCGATTTTCCGTGCAGATTTCAATCCAAACAGGTTCACAGAAAAATCGTCCGTTTCAATACCATCATCGAGAAACAGAATCTCCCCGCCCGGCCCAATAATCCACCCATTTGAGTGGTATTCGTCATTTTCATTCATCAGGTAATAAATCAGAGTTCGGTCGCCAAAATGAAGCCGGCCCCAGTACCAATCTTCGAAGCTATCCCGCAGCGGTTCGTTTCCTGTGTTATGATCGTGATATCCGAGTCCGGAAAAGCTGATTGTTTCTTCTTTAAATCCGCGAATCTGTAACGTCCCCTGAACTTTTGCCTGTGGCTGCACCAGATTCCACCGGTGGCCCTGGTCCCTTGTATTTTGACTTTTTTGAATCTGAATCGGGTTTAGAATCGATTCAAACACCAGTTCTCCTTTCAGTTGATCACCATTCGGAACGGTTTGATCCAGCGAAAGTCTATAGCACAATTTTTGACCTGCTATCTCCCGCTGAAACGTATTCTTTTTCACATGTCCCTCAGGCTTTCTGGCTGAAAAATCAGCCTCACCTGGTTTCACTTCTTCAAAAGAGTAAAATACAGGCTTCCCATCCCGGTAAACCGACAGGCTGATCGCGGGATATTGTTCTGCAAGAGGATACTTGTCATTCTGGAGGGCATCTAAATAACGGCGGGAAAACGGGTTTCCATCATAAAATATCACTACAATAGAGTACACTTCGTCGCTGGATACTGCATCAAAATACCACCATTCATAACTTCCGGGATTGATTTTTTTACTGCGGACATCGAGATCTGTGTCTGATAAAATTTGCATATGGTCACGAATGGTACGTTTTTCATATTCGTTGCGTCAAACAAATTACAACATAACGAACTGTTTCACACCTGATACTCACAATTTTGACCGATCCTTCCACCCTTTTCTGGTTAAGTGCTTTTTCACTTGCCTACTTGCTGGTTACTTCCTTTATCTTACTTCGGAACCGTCTGGAATTCACATCGCTGCGGTTTGAACAGTCTGATTCGATCCACTCAGATTTCTGGCCAAAACTATCGGTCTGTATTCCAGCCAGAAATGAGGAGCGAAATATCGTCTCATTGCTTACATCCGTCTGTGAGCAGGAATATCCGAATATTGAACTGCTGGTACTGGATGATCATTCCACAGATGCTACTGCTCAAAAAATTGAAAAGGTTTCGGCAGAATATCCCGGCAGAATACGATCAGTAGAGGCTGCTGAAAAACCAAAAAATTGGCTTGGAAAACCGTGGGCCTGCCACCAGCTGGGAAAAGAGGCAAGCGGAGACATATATCTGTTCCTGGATGCCGATACCCAATTAAAACCCGGAATGCTCACCTCCGTTGCATCGGCATTTTCCAGGCATAAACTTGATATGTTGACCGTTTGGCCCGAACAGATTACTCTCACATTCTGGGAAAAAACTATTGTGCCGCTAATTTATTACGCACTTCTCACTCTTCTCCCCTCAATTTACGTATACCGCTCTCCCCGATGGATTCCATCTTTTTTGCAAAAGAAAACCGACCCTCTCTTTGCCGCAGCTTGTGGTCAGTGTATCGCTTTCACTTCTGCAGGCTATGAAAAAACAGGAGGTCATGAATCGGTAAAAAAACAAATTGTTGAAGACGTTGAACTTGCCAAACGAGCCAAAAGAAATGGGCTAAAGCTGCGGATGTTCGAAGGTGTAGGATCTATACGCTGCAGAATGTACCGGTCGGAAAACGAGATATTTAACGGGTTACGTAAAAATTTCTTTCCCGGATTTGGCCGCTCTGTGCCACTATTTATCATAATGGGGCTCATCCACCTAATTGTGTTTGTACTGCCATTTTTTCTCCTGCCTTATTCACTTGTTATTGCATTTCCGGCACTGCTGTTTATGAGCGTTGCCTCCGTTTCAATCATTCTGCTGCACCGGTTTATACTATCGGTCTGGTTTAACTGGAACCCGCTCTATGGATTTTTGCACCCGTTAGCCGTGTTGTGGTTCCAGAGACTGGGAATTGTTTCGCTGATGGATCATTTCACAGGCCGAAAGGTAAAGTGGAAAGGGCGTGATGTTTGAACATCCGGTCTCCATTTGTTATAAAAAAAATAATCTGCTGTATTCTGATAAATATTCATTTTAGATTTGTAAACAGATGGTATTTTTCATTGAATTGTAACATATTTGATGTATGAGAAAGATCATTGAAAAATTTCTTCGCTATCTTGAAGTTGAGCGTAATTCATCGCATCATACTATTATATCCTATCAAACTGATCTGGAACAATTCTCCGATTTTCTGGAGAACCAGGATGAAAACAATGGCGAAGAACCTGACCCGGGCTCTGTCACCCGACTTGATATACGACTGTGGCTGGGCGAGCTTTCCGGTAACGGATTAGCCAGAAGCACTATCGCGCGAAAAGTAGCCTCAGTCCGTTCATTTTTTAAATATTGTTTTAAACGCGGTCATATTGAAAAAAATCCTGCACATTTATTGATCATTCCCAAACAGGAAAAACGGCTGCCACAGACCATCAAACCGGTGGATATTGAATCCATGATGGAGCTTGCCTCGGGCGATTCTTCATCTGAAATTCAGAACCGATCGATTCTTGAGTTGCTTTTTGGAACCGGAATCCGCCTCAGTGAACTTACACAGCTGAATCTGGCAGATGTTGATCTGCATAGAAGTCAAATCAAAGTTCTTGGTAAAGGAAATAAACAGCGAATTGTACCTCTTGGAACGCATGCTTTACACAGTTTAAAGAAACATCTTGAACACCGCACGGTATTATATGGTAGCCGCACAGACGGCGATGCAAAAATAGCAGTTTATCTGGCCCCGGGCGGCCAGCGAATTTACGCCCGATTTGTTCAGAGGGTGGTAAAATCGTTTATTGAAAGAGTAAGTGAAGTATCTCAAAAAAGCCCTCATGTTCTAAGGCACAGTTTTGCAACACACCTGCTCGATGCCGGTGCTGATATACGTGTTATTAAAGAACTTCTGGGCCACACAAATTTATCTGCTACTCAGATTTATACACATACCAGCGTAGAGCATTTAAAGAATATTTATAAACAAGCCCATCCAAGGGCAGAACATTAACTTAAACCGTAAAAGTCTATGAAAACGACATTCACAGCACGCCATTTTGATGCGAGCAGAGATCTTCAACAGTTTAGCCTTGACGCCGTTGAAAAACTGGAGCAGTTCTTTGACAAAATCATCGTTTGCGATATTGTATTACAGCCAGGCCAGGATGATGATAATCCTTACCGCGCCGAGCTGAATGTAAAGGTTCCTAAAACGCTGCTGAATATTTCAGAAGAAGCTCCCTCCTATGAGCAGGCGATGAACAGTGCTGTGGAAACGGCGATACGTCGTATCCGAAAATATAAAACCAAACATTTCGAGCGAAACTAAGCTCCTCTATGTCATTTCAGAACCAGAAACCCATTCCGGGCAAAGAAAAAATCGCTGTAGCATCACTCATCGATAAATTTCGAAAGAAATTAAGGGTTGAGCTAAAACTGCAAAGCGGTGAAAACAGAGCAGACCAGATCTTTATTCGAGATGTAGATCTGCACCGTCCCGGATTGGCCCTGGCCGGGTATATCGACCTGTTTACCTATCAAAAAGTTCAGATTATCGGGAATACTGAATCCAGGTATCTCGAAAACCTTTCGGAAAGTGAACAGGTCGATTCTTTTAAAAAAGTTACCTCATTTGACGTTCCTATCTTTATTTGTACTGCCGGCAATAAACTGCCCGATTCCCTTCTACAGATCGCGCGCGACAGGGACATTCCAATCGCATATACGCCGGTTAAAACCTCAAAATTCATGTTTCTTCTGCGTGATTTCCTGGAGGACTACTTTGCCGTTCAAACCATGATTCACGGAACAATGGTTGATGTGTACGGCATCGGGATTCTCATCAGTGGTAAATCAGGTATCGGAAAAAGCGAAGTGGCGCTTGATCTGGTGGAACGCGGCCATCGTCTTGTATCCGATGACGTGGTCATGCTTACAAAAAAGAGCAACATACTGATCGCTTCCGCAACCGAAATGAATAAACATTTTATGGAGATTCGGGGACTGGGCATCATCAATGTCATGTCGATGTTCGGAATTCGTTCCATACGCTACCAAAAGCGTCTTGAAGTTATTCTTGAGCTCAATCTTTGGGAAGATTCTCAAAATGTTGAGCGTACCGGCCTGGATAATGATCAGGATGAAATATTAGACACCTTAATACCTCTCATCAAATTGCCGATAACACCTGGTAAGAACATCACTGTAATTGCAGAAGTAATAGCTATGAACTATCTGCTTAAGCATTACGGCTATGATGCAGCTGAAGAATTTCAAAATAAAGTTCATTCACATATTGCCAGGAAAAAAGATGGCCCCGAGATGCCTAACAGGGCCGTTGAATACTTTGAAGGTGATTTCGAATAAATTTAGTAACAAATGACGTTCGAATTACTCCTGTATACAGGGAGATACTAATCTCACTTTTAAAGTTGGCTTACGATTTTTTAAAAACATAAACTTATGTCTACCCAAGATCACTATGTCTATGATGAAGACCAGTGCCGTTTCGTACCGGTGACATACGGTAAGAAAGAGCGCTACCTTCATACTTTTTCTATCTGGCTTATCAGCAGTGTCGTTTTTGCCTGTGTGGGACTTGCCGCACTTTCAAAAAATATTGGAACTCCGGCTGAACTTGCCCTTCTGGCTGAAAACCGTATTCTTGTGAGTCAGCTTGAAACCACTAAAACTTCCATTCTCACCCTTGAAGATAAAGTTCAGGGAATTGCCGAAATGGATAACGAAATGTACCGATCCGTACTCGGTATGGATCCGATACCGGATGAAAAACGTCATCCCGGTACCGGTGGTGCAGACATCTATTCGGAATTTGATCTCTACAGTGAAGACACCTCTGAAATTTTAAAGTGGACCGCGTCGCGACTCGACAATCTTGAGCGCCGTATAAATGTTCAGCAGATGTCTTTTGATGAAATCCGTGAATTTTACAATAATAACCAGGAACGGCTCCGCCACGTACCCGCTATTCGTCCGCTTGATGGAATTCTGCTTAGTGGATTTGGCATGCGGATCCACCCCGTTTTCAAATATAAAAGAATGCACGCAGGCGTTGATTTTCGCGCCGAGATAGGAACAGATCTTTTTGCCACAGGCGATGGAGTTGTAAAATATGCTTCACGACGCGGCAACTTTGGGAACCTCCTGGTTATCGATCACGGATTTGGAATTGAAACTAAATATGCTCACCTCTCAGGTTTTGCCGATGGTATACGTGTGGGATCTGAGGTAAAAAGGGGAGATATTGTTGCATATTCCGGCAATACAGGCCTCACAAATGGCCCTCACCTTCACTACGAAGTTCATGTGAATGGTCAGCCTGTGGATCCGCTTAACTACCTCTTCGCGGACGTAACACCGGAAGAGTACCTGATGTACCAGGAAATTGCACGTACAAATCCAACCTCGATGGATTAATAATCTTTTCGTTGTACTGAGACAATAATCTTAAAATAAAAAAAGGTGAAACCGGCCATAGTGCTGATTTCACCTTTTTTATTTTTGATTGTACAGCACTCTGTTATCGCCTCTCCAGGCACGAAAACTAACCCGGCTATTCCGCAATATTTTTGAGATTCATGTTACCCGTCGAACTACAGTAATGTGTATACATTATTCTGAGTTGATAAGGATTACACAGGATTCCGCAGATTCGGGTGCAGCGATTACTGTCAAGAAATTTATACCTTAATTTCGTTTACCCAAGGTTTAAATGCAGCGGAAAAGAATTGCTAAACACCTGTAATCTGTTCTCGGTTCTTACATTTGACGGATATCACAAAACAGTCCATCGAAACGTTTCATCTCGCACTTCCCCGATGGGATCCTGTTGGAAGATACGCGATCTACTGTCCTTAGCAAAGGCAGGAGATGCCACGCCGGGGCGTGGCATGACAGTAATTGTTGACGAATTAACTTAACTAAGGCCTTTGTTGGACTGTTTTTGCCATTTTTTAAATCGTATCAGGCCTGCAGGACGACGAACGTTTCCACTGCCACATTTAACTTCACCATTTCTGAGAGACACCGTCACGAGACTTACTGAGATGTTCGGCCTAATTGTAAGTGATCCAGACTCGCAGGCTGATGAACATTGTTCGTAACTAACGGGCTTATCATGATAAAGAAGAGATTGCCACAGAATGTATGATTAACCCATTGCCGTATCACGGCTGCACTATTATACAGGTCATCGGATGACAATCGAAAATCGAGGGGTTAAGGAACCGGATCAATTTTAATATTCACTCATCCGATGGCTGGCAACTGAGTATATACCTTTGACTCCGCGTCATTCCAGAAAATAGATTCATGATTCAACACTGTTTGATGGGACTTGTTGAATCAGGGTTCAAATAAAAAAGTCCGTTCGGAAAGTAATCCGGACGGACTTTTTAAAATATTTTCTGGCAAGGAATCGTATCGATAGCTCTCTGGAATTCAGCGCGCTATCAGGCGGTCTGTTCTTTTTTATTCTTGGTGCTGGAATGAGAATTGAACATAAAACCGCGCTTTCGAATCGTTTCTATATATTCATATTCAGAATGTTCGCGGATTTTCTTGCGCAGATAGCTGATGTACACATTAATGTAGTTGGTCTGTGTATCAAAATGGATATCCCACACGTTTTGCGCGAGTTCTTCCTGGGAAATAACTTTATCGCGATTCTTCATAAAGTAAACCAGAAGATTGAACTCGTTGTTGGTCAGCGGCACATTTGTTCCCTGGATCCTCATCTCCCGGTTGATAAGGTCAACCTTCACGTCTCCGCATGAAAGCTCCTTTTCAAGCTCTTTGGAGCTTCTGCGGGCGATCGCATCAATCCTTGCCATCAACTCTTCGCTGTTGAACGGCTTTGTGAGATAATCATCTGCGCCCACATTCAGCACCTTGATCTTCACATCCGTTTCGTGTTCAGCGGAGAGTACAAGTACCGGTGTAACAATGCCCTGCTCACGTATTTTAGCGCAGACATCGTACCCGTTGCCATCAGGAAGCCGAAGATCCAGCACGATCATGTCAAACTCATCTGAAAACGCGAGTCTTTCACCTTCTTCTGCTGTTTCAGCAATGGATACAGTATTTCCTTTGTGCTCGAGAATTGCCTTGACCAGAGTACGAACCGTTGGATCGTCTTCTACGACAAGGATACTCATTGCTTTTTTATCGTCTGTTGATGCAGTCATAAGAGTATATCAGATGATGGACTTATTAAACTTTGCTAATGTAAAAAAAAAATGACTAAAATTATATTGGCTTCTAATTGTAGCCCCTATGGCTCAGCCAATCGATTATTCTTTCGATGCCGGTATTCGAAAATGTGTGAGTTTCCTCAATTTCAACGAAAGTGGCATCTACCCCGTTACTCCTCAATACTTCCATTTCTTTTCTTTGAGGAGCGGGTTCTACCATGTTATCGTCAATTCCGTGCAAAGCTAAAATGTTTTGGTGAGAAATTTTCCGGTAATCTCCAATTAGAAGTTCAGATTTAAACCTTGCACCATACATAATCAACTCATTTACCTGCTCAGGATTATGTATTGCAT encodes the following:
- a CDS encoding glycosyltransferase family 2 protein, with amino-acid sequence MTDPSTLFWLSAFSLAYLLVTSFILLRNRLEFTSLRFEQSDSIHSDFWPKLSVCIPARNEERNIVSLLTSVCEQEYPNIELLVLDDHSTDATAQKIEKVSAEYPGRIRSVEAAEKPKNWLGKPWACHQLGKEASGDIYLFLDADTQLKPGMLTSVASAFSRHKLDMLTVWPEQITLTFWEKTIVPLIYYALLTLLPSIYVYRSPRWIPSFLQKKTDPLFAAACGQCIAFTSAGYEKTGGHESVKKQIVEDVELAKRAKRNGLKLRMFEGVGSIRCRMYRSENEIFNGLRKNFFPGFGRSVPLFIIMGLIHLIVFVLPFFLLPYSLVIAFPALLFMSVASVSIILLHRFILSVWFNWNPLYGFLHPLAVLWFQRLGIVSLMDHFTGRKVKWKGRDV
- a CDS encoding tyrosine recombinase; translation: MRKIIEKFLRYLEVERNSSHHTIISYQTDLEQFSDFLENQDENNGEEPDPGSVTRLDIRLWLGELSGNGLARSTIARKVASVRSFFKYCFKRGHIEKNPAHLLIIPKQEKRLPQTIKPVDIESMMELASGDSSSEIQNRSILELLFGTGIRLSELTQLNLADVDLHRSQIKVLGKGNKQRIVPLGTHALHSLKKHLEHRTVLYGSRTDGDAKIAVYLAPGGQRIYARFVQRVVKSFIERVSEVSQKSPHVLRHSFATHLLDAGADIRVIKELLGHTNLSATQIYTHTSVEHLKNIYKQAHPRAEH
- the hpf gene encoding ribosome hibernation-promoting factor, HPF/YfiA family codes for the protein MKTTFTARHFDASRDLQQFSLDAVEKLEQFFDKIIVCDIVLQPGQDDDNPYRAELNVKVPKTLLNISEEAPSYEQAMNSAVETAIRRIRKYKTKHFERN
- the hprK gene encoding HPr(Ser) kinase/phosphatase yields the protein MSFQNQKPIPGKEKIAVASLIDKFRKKLRVELKLQSGENRADQIFIRDVDLHRPGLALAGYIDLFTYQKVQIIGNTESRYLENLSESEQVDSFKKVTSFDVPIFICTAGNKLPDSLLQIARDRDIPIAYTPVKTSKFMFLLRDFLEDYFAVQTMIHGTMVDVYGIGILISGKSGIGKSEVALDLVERGHRLVSDDVVMLTKKSNILIASATEMNKHFMEIRGLGIINVMSMFGIRSIRYQKRLEVILELNLWEDSQNVERTGLDNDQDEILDTLIPLIKLPITPGKNITVIAEVIAMNYLLKHYGYDAAEEFQNKVHSHIARKKDGPEMPNRAVEYFEGDFE
- a CDS encoding M23 family metallopeptidase — encoded protein: MSTQDHYVYDEDQCRFVPVTYGKKERYLHTFSIWLISSVVFACVGLAALSKNIGTPAELALLAENRILVSQLETTKTSILTLEDKVQGIAEMDNEMYRSVLGMDPIPDEKRHPGTGGADIYSEFDLYSEDTSEILKWTASRLDNLERRINVQQMSFDEIREFYNNNQERLRHVPAIRPLDGILLSGFGMRIHPVFKYKRMHAGVDFRAEIGTDLFATGDGVVKYASRRGNFGNLLVIDHGFGIETKYAHLSGFADGIRVGSEVKRGDIVAYSGNTGLTNGPHLHYEVHVNGQPVDPLNYLFADVTPEEYLMYQEIARTNPTSMD
- a CDS encoding response regulator transcription factor, which gives rise to MTASTDDKKAMSILVVEDDPTVRTLVKAILEHKGNTVSIAETAEEGERLAFSDEFDMIVLDLRLPDGNGYDVCAKIREQGIVTPVLVLSAEHETDVKIKVLNVGADDYLTKPFNSEELMARIDAIARRSSKELEKELSCGDVKVDLINREMRIQGTNVPLTNNEFNLLVYFMKNRDKVISQEELAQNVWDIHFDTQTNYINVYISYLRKKIREHSEYEYIETIRKRGFMFNSHSSTKNKKEQTA